From Yersinia hibernica, a single genomic window includes:
- the hisP gene encoding histidine ABC transporter ATP-binding protein HisP, with protein MTDMLEPKIAETKLSVTELHKHYGEHEVLKGVSLSAKAGDVISIIGSSGSGKSTFLRCINFLEKPSEGSISVNNQDIRLVRDKDGQLKVFDKKELQLLRTRLTMVFQHFNLWSHMTVLENVMEAPVQVLGLSKSVAKERAIRYLDKVGIDERARAKYPVHLSGGQQQRVSIARALAMEPDVLLFDEPTSALDPELVGEVLRIMQKLAEEGKTMVVVTHEMEFARHVSSHVIFLHKGVIEEEGPPAELFGNPKSTRLQQFLSGALK; from the coding sequence ATGACTGACATGTTAGAACCTAAAATAGCTGAAACCAAATTGTCTGTGACAGAATTACATAAGCACTATGGCGAACATGAAGTTTTAAAAGGGGTGTCACTTTCAGCGAAAGCCGGGGATGTGATTTCTATTATTGGCTCCTCTGGTTCAGGGAAAAGTACTTTTTTACGTTGCATCAACTTTTTAGAAAAACCCAGTGAAGGTTCAATTAGCGTCAATAATCAGGATATCCGCCTAGTGCGTGATAAAGATGGGCAATTAAAAGTCTTTGATAAAAAAGAGCTGCAATTATTACGCACCCGGCTAACGATGGTATTCCAGCATTTCAACTTGTGGAGCCACATGACTGTGCTGGAAAATGTCATGGAGGCCCCAGTTCAAGTATTGGGGTTGAGTAAGTCAGTGGCAAAAGAGCGCGCTATTCGTTATTTGGATAAAGTCGGGATTGATGAGCGCGCGCGGGCCAAATATCCCGTGCATCTTTCTGGTGGTCAGCAGCAGCGTGTTTCTATTGCTCGGGCACTGGCTATGGAGCCAGATGTATTATTGTTTGATGAGCCCACCTCGGCGCTGGATCCGGAATTAGTGGGGGAGGTTTTGCGGATTATGCAGAAGCTGGCAGAAGAGGGGAAAACGATGGTCGTGGTGACTCACGAAATGGAGTTTGCGCGCCATGTCTCCAGCCATGTTATTTTCCTGCACAAAGGTGTCATTGAAGAAGAGGGGCCGCCAGCCGAGCTATTTGGCAACCCAAAAAGTACCCGGCTGCAGCAGTTCCTGTCTGGCGCACTGAAGTAA
- a CDS encoding EAL domain-containing protein encodes MKLNIEVNCSYVCEPIHKQDGSLLAVELLSRFSAKSVDLPIDVENFINKLDVDGKTDLFQDQLRAVKAYRDWFITHHVLLSINIDFDLASVIVTDELTRQMLDELPFLRLEIMETFSNLSDGMNNPLLRDLAERYPLWLDDLGSGGSTLNAVTANIFEYVKIDKHFFWQHNKHTFPVLINNIKKYCLGVIVVGVENQDESEQLKGSNIDAMQGYLFRQLTLDELVSQSSL; translated from the coding sequence ATGAAGCTAAACATCGAAGTTAATTGTTCTTATGTATGTGAGCCAATACATAAGCAAGACGGCAGCTTATTAGCAGTGGAACTATTAAGCCGATTCTCAGCTAAATCAGTAGATTTACCGATTGATGTTGAAAATTTTATTAATAAATTGGATGTCGATGGAAAGACCGATTTATTTCAAGACCAATTACGGGCGGTGAAAGCTTATCGCGATTGGTTTATCACTCACCATGTTTTGCTCTCGATTAATATCGATTTTGACTTGGCGAGTGTGATTGTTACTGATGAGTTAACCCGCCAGATGCTTGATGAGTTACCTTTCCTACGGCTGGAAATTATGGAGACATTCTCCAATTTATCTGATGGAATGAATAACCCTTTGTTACGTGATCTTGCTGAGCGGTATCCACTTTGGTTGGATGACCTAGGCAGTGGTGGCTCTACTTTAAATGCGGTCACGGCTAATATTTTCGAATATGTGAAGATTGATAAGCATTTCTTCTGGCAGCACAATAAACATACTTTTCCCGTCTTGATAAATAATATTAAGAAATATTGTCTTGGGGTGATTGTGGTTGGCGTAGAAAATCAGGATGAGTCCGAACAGCTCAAAGGCAGTAATATTGATGCCATGCAGGGATATCTATTCAGACAATTAACTCTGGATGAATTGGTATCGCAATCTTCGCTATAA
- a CDS encoding TIGR01777 family oxidoreductase → MRILITGATGLIGRSLTAFLLSQAHQITVLTRDPQRANDVLGSQVTYWSTLDDKHDLNNFDAVINLAGEPIAEKRWTSQQKEILCQSRWRITERLTALIKASSQPPAVFISGSAVGFYGDQGQALVTEDELPHDEFTHQLCARWESLALAAHSHQTRVCLLRTGIVLAPHGGALAKMIPLLRLGLGGPIGDGRQYLPWIHIDDMVHGIHYLLTTDGLNGPFNMVSPYPVHNEQFIATLAQVLDRPAVIRTPAAAMRLLLGESAALVLGGQRAVPKRLEEAGFAFRYFELEEALRNVLKKSAR, encoded by the coding sequence ATGCGTATTTTAATCACTGGAGCCACAGGGCTCATCGGGCGCAGTCTGACCGCATTCCTTTTGTCGCAAGCCCATCAAATAACCGTTTTAACTCGCGACCCGCAGCGAGCAAATGATGTGCTTGGCTCACAAGTCACCTATTGGTCAACCTTGGATGATAAGCATGACCTTAATAATTTTGATGCTGTCATCAATCTAGCGGGTGAGCCTATTGCTGAGAAGCGGTGGACTTCGCAACAGAAAGAAATTTTGTGTCAAAGTCGCTGGCGAATAACCGAGAGATTAACTGCATTAATTAAAGCCAGCAGTCAGCCTCCGGCGGTATTTATTTCAGGATCGGCAGTCGGATTTTATGGTGATCAGGGGCAAGCATTGGTCACTGAAGATGAACTACCCCATGATGAGTTTACTCATCAGTTATGCGCGCGCTGGGAAAGCTTGGCGCTGGCGGCCCACAGCCACCAAACACGAGTTTGCCTACTGCGTACCGGCATCGTGCTGGCCCCTCATGGTGGTGCATTAGCTAAAATGATACCGCTATTACGCCTGGGTTTGGGTGGCCCGATCGGGGATGGTCGCCAATATCTGCCGTGGATACATATTGATGATATGGTTCACGGTATCCATTATTTACTGACAACGGATGGATTAAATGGCCCGTTCAATATGGTTTCCCCTTATCCAGTCCATAATGAACAATTTATTGCCACATTGGCGCAAGTGCTGGATCGCCCAGCGGTGATTCGCACCCCGGCTGCGGCCATGCGTCTATTGCTGGGAGAATCCGCAGCATTGGTGCTTGGTGGGCAACGAGCAGTGCCGAAACGACTGGAAGAGGCGGGCTTCGCATTCCGCTATTTTGAACTGGAAGAAGCTTTACGCAATGTGCTGAAAAAATCAGCCAGATAG
- the yfcE gene encoding phosphodiesterase, which yields MKLMFASDLHGSLPATEKVLNIFDSSGAQWLVLLGDLLNHGPRNTLPAGYQPSAVAECLNPYKNQIIAVRGNCDSEVDQMLLQFPMMASWQQIIMPETRLFLTHGHLYHPGALPPLRRGDVLVYGHTHLPQAEWQDDVICFNPGSVSIPKGGYPASYGMLDEGVLQVLALQNSEPVTQLALKN from the coding sequence ATGAAGTTAATGTTTGCTTCTGATTTGCATGGGTCGCTACCGGCCACTGAAAAAGTTCTGAATATCTTTGATAGCAGTGGGGCGCAATGGCTGGTGCTATTGGGGGATTTACTCAACCATGGGCCACGTAATACGTTACCGGCCGGTTATCAACCCTCCGCTGTTGCAGAATGTCTTAACCCCTATAAAAACCAGATTATTGCTGTGCGCGGTAATTGCGACAGCGAAGTCGATCAGATGTTATTACAGTTCCCCATGATGGCCAGCTGGCAGCAGATTATTATGCCAGAAACACGTCTATTTTTGACGCATGGTCACCTTTATCATCCGGGGGCGCTTCCTCCGTTGCGTCGGGGGGATGTCTTAGTCTATGGTCATACTCATCTACCTCAGGCAGAGTGGCAAGATGATGTTATATGCTTTAATCCTGGCTCCGTCAGTATCCCTAAAGGGGGCTATCCGGCCAGTTATGGCATGCTGGATGAGGGAGTTTTACAGGTTCTAGCCCTACAAAATAGTGAGCCTGTCACCCAGCTGGCATTAAAAAATTAA
- a CDS encoding ABC transporter permease has protein sequence MIEILHQYWQALLWSDGYRFTGMAVTLWLLISSVVMGGLLAIPLAVARVAERRWIRLPVWIFTYIFRGTPLYVQLLVFYSGVYSLEIIRGNDLLNAFFRSGLNCTILALTLNTCAYTTEIFAGAIRSVPHGEIEAARAYGFSRFKMYRCIILPSALRIALPAYSNEVILMLHSTALAFTATVPDILKIARDINAATYQPFYAFGIAAVLYLIISFTLISLFRQAEKRWLAHIKPQASH, from the coding sequence ATGATTGAAATCCTACATCAATATTGGCAAGCCCTGCTTTGGAGCGACGGCTACCGATTTACTGGCATGGCCGTAACCCTCTGGTTACTCATTTCTTCGGTAGTGATGGGCGGGTTACTTGCTATTCCACTGGCAGTAGCACGTGTAGCAGAACGGCGCTGGATTCGTTTGCCCGTCTGGATTTTTACCTATATCTTCCGTGGTACGCCACTCTACGTGCAATTATTAGTGTTTTATTCCGGCGTATACAGTTTAGAGATTATCCGAGGTAATGACCTACTTAATGCATTCTTCCGAAGCGGGTTGAATTGCACTATTTTGGCATTGACGTTGAATACTTGTGCTTATACCACAGAGATATTCGCAGGTGCTATTCGTTCAGTGCCACATGGTGAAATCGAAGCTGCCCGAGCCTATGGTTTCTCTCGTTTTAAAATGTATCGCTGTATTATTTTACCTTCAGCACTGCGTATTGCTTTACCGGCTTACAGTAATGAAGTTATTTTAATGCTGCATTCCACCGCATTGGCTTTTACCGCCACGGTGCCAGATATACTGAAAATAGCGCGTGATATTAACGCCGCGACTTATCAGCCGTTTTATGCTTTTGGTATTGCTGCCGTACTTTATCTGATTATCTCTTTCACGCTAATTAGCCTGTTCCGCCAGGCAGAGAAACGTTGGCTGGCACATATAAAACCTCAGGCATCGCATTAA
- a CDS encoding histidine ABC transporter permease HisQ, whose protein sequence is MLDGYSKLIFEGALVTLELALCSVLLSVIIGLIGAGGKLSSNRLLSGLFEGYTTLIRGVPDLVLMLLIFYGLQITLNSITESLGFEQINIDPLSAGIITLGFIYGAYFTETFRGAYMAVPTGQIEAARAFGFNSSQIFRRIMFPAMMRYALPGIGNNWQVILKATALVSILGLNDVVKATQLAGKGTYQPFFFALVAGVVYLVFTTVSNGILLWLERRYSHGVKRAEL, encoded by the coding sequence ATGCTGGATGGATATTCGAAACTGATATTTGAAGGTGCGCTGGTGACGCTGGAGCTAGCACTGTGCTCAGTGCTGCTATCAGTGATTATCGGCTTAATTGGTGCCGGTGGGAAATTATCATCAAACCGGCTGTTATCCGGTTTATTTGAGGGCTACACCACGCTGATTCGTGGGGTGCCTGATTTAGTTTTGATGCTGCTTATCTTCTACGGCTTGCAGATCACCCTAAATAGCATTACTGAATCACTAGGTTTTGAACAAATTAATATTGACCCTCTCTCTGCAGGGATTATTACGCTTGGTTTTATCTATGGTGCTTATTTCACCGAAACTTTCCGTGGCGCTTATATGGCAGTTCCTACTGGCCAAATTGAAGCTGCAAGGGCCTTTGGTTTTAATTCCAGCCAGATTTTCCGTAGAATTATGTTTCCTGCCATGATGCGCTATGCCTTACCGGGGATTGGTAATAACTGGCAAGTTATCCTCAAAGCGACAGCATTGGTCTCTATTTTGGGATTAAATGATGTCGTTAAAGCCACACAATTGGCAGGGAAAGGCACTTATCAGCCATTCTTCTTTGCGCTTGTGGCCGGTGTGGTTTATCTGGTATTTACCACCGTCTCAAATGGTATTTTGCTATGGTTGGAACGGCGCTATTCCCACGGGGTGAAGAGGGCCGAATTATGA
- the hisJ gene encoding histidine ABC transporter substrate-binding protein HisJ, with the protein MNKKILVLPLVLALAAASSAFAAIPKDIKIGTDPTYAPFESKNASGELVGFDIDIAKELCNRIDTKCTFVESDFDALIPSLKAKKIDAIISSLSITEKRQKEIAFTDKLYAANARLIAPKDSKIEPTLVALKGKRVGVLQGSTQEAFANAEWQPKGIDVVAYQNQDLIYSDLGSGRIDAAFQDEVAGSEGFLKQAAGKGYAFAGPSVKNDQFFGVGTGMGLRKDDVELKAALDKAFAEMRKDGTYDKLAKKYFDFDVYGG; encoded by the coding sequence ATGAATAAGAAGATTTTGGTTCTGCCTTTAGTATTAGCATTGGCTGCTGCCAGCAGTGCTTTTGCCGCCATTCCTAAAGATATCAAAATTGGTACAGATCCAACTTATGCTCCTTTCGAATCGAAAAATGCCAGCGGTGAGTTGGTTGGTTTTGATATCGATATAGCAAAAGAATTATGTAATCGGATTGATACCAAATGTACTTTTGTTGAAAGTGACTTTGATGCATTAATCCCGTCGCTGAAAGCTAAAAAAATTGATGCCATTATCTCCTCGCTCTCCATCACTGAAAAACGTCAAAAAGAGATTGCCTTCACAGACAAACTCTACGCCGCCAATGCCCGCTTAATTGCGCCGAAAGACAGCAAAATTGAACCAACATTGGTGGCTTTGAAAGGTAAACGTGTTGGGGTATTGCAAGGTTCGACTCAGGAAGCATTCGCTAATGCAGAGTGGCAACCAAAAGGTATTGATGTCGTTGCCTACCAAAATCAGGATTTGATTTACTCTGACTTGGGTTCTGGTCGTATCGATGCCGCGTTCCAAGATGAAGTTGCCGGCAGTGAAGGTTTCCTGAAACAAGCGGCAGGCAAAGGTTATGCTTTCGCTGGCCCATCAGTCAAAAATGACCAATTCTTCGGCGTGGGTACCGGTATGGGCTTACGTAAAGATGATGTTGAACTTAAAGCCGCGTTGGATAAAGCCTTTGCAGAAATGCGTAAAGATGGCACTTACGACAAACTCGCGAAAAAATATTTCGACTTTGATGTTTACGGCGGTTAA